A window of the Opitutales bacterium genome harbors these coding sequences:
- a CDS encoding response regulator, translating to MASKHSKVGDQKGARAREILAAISDAVISIDMDGCVAGLNESASTLLELSPTDCLGQLVSKIFIPLHLDARQPVDWNLDRVITQRLTVEHDEPVVLKTSNGNERFVTFRAIPCPESDQGLLVLSDVTDRVRLEHMVIKSQRHESVSMMAGGVAHDFNNILTGVLGNLSLVSAMENDPRIRQTVLSAEKAAERARGLAKQFLSLCRRGIGQCAQKAFNVRELLEEACTLITCGTQCRYDISVATDSEVMHADEDQMSQVFNNLIINAVQAMKGAGAIEIRVSSIECKPAEAEGLCIDPGRYFCIDFEDDGPGISATDTARIFDPYYTTKSGGHGLGLASCRSIMHLHGGALTVSSHLGKGSCFSCIIPWSDHSSDSVSEQQKNPDNLHAGMGRILVMDDEAMIRQIAGDMLELLGYTAGLSEHGEAMLEEYQRARNSGEPYDAVILDLTIPGKMGGKEAMVRLLEIDPDAVGVVSSGYSHDPIMEDPKKFGFTVAMQKPYTVQEFSSLLESLKDK from the coding sequence ATGGCATCAAAACATAGCAAGGTGGGTGATCAAAAGGGGGCGCGAGCTCGAGAAATCTTGGCGGCAATCAGCGATGCTGTGATATCTATTGATATGGATGGGTGCGTTGCCGGTCTCAATGAATCAGCTTCGACTCTACTCGAACTCTCTCCTACAGATTGTTTGGGCCAGTTGGTCAGCAAGATATTTATTCCCCTCCATCTCGATGCCCGTCAGCCAGTAGATTGGAACCTAGATCGTGTGATCACGCAGCGATTGACCGTGGAACATGACGAGCCTGTTGTTCTTAAAACAAGTAACGGGAATGAACGATTTGTTACCTTCCGGGCGATTCCCTGTCCCGAGAGCGATCAAGGTCTTCTGGTGTTGTCAGACGTCACGGACCGCGTCCGGCTGGAACATATGGTGATCAAGAGTCAGCGCCATGAGTCTGTATCGATGATGGCCGGCGGCGTGGCGCACGATTTCAACAACATTTTGACCGGCGTCTTGGGGAATTTGTCCTTGGTCTCTGCGATGGAGAATGACCCAAGGATTCGTCAGACAGTGCTTTCCGCGGAAAAGGCTGCCGAACGGGCAAGGGGTTTGGCTAAACAGTTTTTGTCTTTGTGTCGCCGCGGAATAGGTCAGTGTGCGCAGAAGGCGTTTAATGTTCGAGAGCTCTTAGAGGAGGCCTGTACTTTGATAACCTGTGGAACGCAGTGCCGTTACGATATCTCTGTCGCTACGGATTCTGAGGTAATGCACGCCGATGAAGATCAGATGAGTCAGGTCTTTAATAATCTTATCATCAATGCTGTTCAGGCGATGAAGGGAGCTGGTGCCATCGAAATTCGGGTGAGCTCGATAGAATGCAAACCTGCTGAGGCAGAAGGTCTCTGTATCGATCCTGGGCGTTACTTCTGCATTGATTTTGAAGATGATGGACCCGGAATTTCAGCCACGGATACCGCGCGTATTTTTGATCCTTATTATACGACAAAGTCCGGGGGGCATGGCCTGGGTCTCGCCTCATGTCGTTCCATTATGCATCTTCACGGAGGCGCGCTGACGGTCTCATCTCATTTGGGCAAGGGGAGTTGTTTTTCTTGCATCATACCTTGGTCAGATCACTCTTCCGACTCTGTGTCAGAACAGCAGAAAAATCCCGATAATTTGCATGCAGGCATGGGTCGCATTCTCGTTATGGACGATGAAGCGATGATCCGTCAGATCGCGGGTGACATGCTTGAACTCTTGGGCTATACAGCGGGATTGTCTGAACATGGTGAGGCGATGCTAGAGGAATATCAGCGCGCTCGAAACAGCGGTGAGCCCTACGATGCGGTCATTCTCGACCTGACGATTCCTGGAAAGATGGGTGGAAAAGAGGCGATGGTGCGGTTGCTAGAGATCGATCCGGATGCAGTAGGCGTCGTATCGAGCGGATACTCTCACGATCCAATCATGGAGGATCCGAAAAAGTTTGGCTTCACCGTTGCTATGCAGAAACCATACACCGTCCAGGAGTTCAGTTCATTACTCGAGTCCCTGAAAGATAAATAG